The Raphanus sativus cultivar WK10039 chromosome 6, ASM80110v3, whole genome shotgun sequence sequence ccatatttattagtattttttaacatttttaagtaatatgaagctttaaaaataaaatttagagtttaaaaatgttttatgttaaTTACTAATAGattaatttaagttattttgtaaatatttagatCTATAtgacaaatattaattaaatttgagTGAGTTTGGGTAtgacatatattttttagattttaaatatccgaacccgatatGGACCCGAAATGTTACAGGTATTTACATGTATTGGAATTATAGACCTGAACCGACCCGAATCCAACAAGATCCGATctggaaccgacccgaaaaattaCAGGCACCTATATGGGTCTAAATTTTCAGGACCTGAAAGATCCGGACCCGATAGGACTAGCCCCTAACCCGCCCCGAGGACCCGGATTACCCAAgcctaatttttattataaaaagatgcacatgattttaaaatcatatgtgtaaaaagtatcatttaataataaaacaaatatatataaattaaattatatataccatataagattacataaatattttaatattaaaactttctgtgaattttcaaaaacatttataaattataaacttattatataagcgctgatcataaaatcatatgattatgaagtctcatttaataaataactatataaaatatagtattcttagaaaaatatgttggtcaatcttaacttatattacactttaTTAAACTACTTATCGAATTGATAAATACTGTGCAAAAAACAAATCTCGCATTTTCCTTATATAAAagttacgaaattacctaatatgattaaggtatatatgaaaattaattattatgaataataaatatttgaaaaaaatatttatcttagttgttttatttatttattttatattattaaagatactaaacaatcacattaactatataataaaaacatttagatttttttattatatgttatattttgaatttttgaaaacgtgaattattagaaatttgaagatctcactttgaaaattttttgatcaatagcttaatttgttttgttataataagatacaaataatcataaaattgtataaatatgaatttttattaaataaatattcaaattaaataactttctttaaataaaagctacgaaattacctaatatgattaacgtatatatgaaaaataatgattatgaataataaatttttgataataatttttgtatcttagttctttttgtttaattttatattattaaaagatattaaataatcacatcaactatataataaaaacatttaatttttttcttatatgttatattttgaatttttcaaaacgtctataaattattagaaatttgaagatcccactttgaaaattttgtgatcaatagcttaatattaaatatgaatttttatttatattaatatgaatttttatttaataaatattcaaattaaattatatatatatatatatataccaacgATTTAAAGCAACAAGATTGACTGCATCAATTTAGTCGTCCAGTTGAaacctttcaaaactatgtggaagattaaagtcaaagtaattcgattttgaaaataataaggtgatggttctaaaatcattaatatgGTTCTTaatgatgtgaaagttaaatattaaagaaTTGTAGAACctgtttttgaaataaaaatgacttattgaCCACATTAgagtttttaattatacatataaacaatgtgataaaaatttaaatccaAATCGATCAggctcatcataaattcaaaatggATTTTGGTCCATAACTACAATTAATAATATCTAGCCTAACTtatctcatatatattaaatcacttgaatcacttgaactataattaagtaacaatttagTACAAGTGaagtttcttattttcttagtctttctttttgatatttttactttatttttaacagtaactaaattgaagtaaagattataaatttgatagaTAACAATTtgttgaaattctttacaacttttttttatctttaaacaaacataGTTGTGTTCAATCgaatacatattaatttgatgaacactaaatatgaaaGAATAATAAACCTTTTCTTTTatgcttatgttttgttttttatatttattttttaaatttagagctttaatattagttttagatttgatattttattagatgatagaatttttttttgttttttattcttttatttaaatatataatattttttaataaataactttttgacaacatgactccaaaattcgtataatatataatatgatctccaactaaataattttttttggtataaaaccgaataaaatgcaaaccggctgtatataaaccaaatcgaaccgaagtaaatatgtatttagaatattagttatattttacaaaccgaaataccgaaaaaaccgaaccaaaccaaaaccaacTCGATAttcggattgaacacccctaaccctaatccaaataaaaccgaactattatttcattttctaaaatataataaaaataacaaattcatCTCGCGCGaggcgcggatcttatcctagtatAACAATATTTATCATCATATGAACTGGCTAGAAACATAACTATCACAATAATACTCTTAATTAGGAGATTATGTCCAGCTGATGTAGTTAACAACTAAACTATATATTCATTATATCTGGTCATCGTGAGAGACTGTGGATGCTACAGTTGCATATGAATATATTAACCTCCACATGTATTTTAACATTTGTAAGTGAATCTACTCTTTTGGCCACTTCTGGAGTGTATAGACAAAGAAGATCACACGCCACATCTTTTAGAATCCCTcgatattataaatttacagCTGTTTAaactacaaaaagaaaatgtaagaGTAACATACTAACATGGGTAAGATGTCGCTACCAATGACAAGTACAGAACCAATTAATCAACGGATTTGATTTGTGTATATGTAAGCAAAGACAGTTTAAAGCTTTTTAACtaacaaaaatggaaaaagctAACCAAAGCGAAAAGGTTAGACTTTTGGATGGTTACGTAACTAACAGAAACACATCCCAACAACCTTCGGACAAAGCAGCTATGGTCGGAATCTCCGGCGATCATCAGTCTGTAGATTCTGGCCAAGCCCGTCTCAAGGAGCTAGGCTACAAGCAAGAGCTCAAGCGTGACCTCTCGTCTGTCTCCTCTCTTATGTTTTGTCTCCATCTgaatttcagtttcttttttatCTCTAAAAAGGTTAAACATTTTGACTTtccagggtcttctccaacttcgccatctccttctccatcaTCTCTGTCCTCACCGGGATCACCACCACCTATAACACCGGCTTGAGATTCGGCGGGACAGTCACTCTTGTCTACGGATGGTTCGTGGCTGGAGGCTTCACTATGTGTGTGGGGTTGTCAATGGCTGAGATCTGCTCCTCTTACCCGACTTCCGGTGGTCTCTACTACTGGAGTGCTATGCTTGCTGGCCCACGATGGGCTCCTCTTGCCTCTTGGTTGACCGGCTGGTAgtacactcttcttcttctgcatgaatctttgtttctttctctctctaaattGATTTGTCTCAATCTTTCAGGTTCAACATCGTTGGTCAGGTTTGTTGGAGAGTTCAGACCAAGACTTTTAACTTATATAGATCACTGTTGTGGTCTGTCTGAAAGTTATAGGTTGTGTATTTGCAGTGGGCAGTGACGGCGAGCGTTGACTTCTCTCTAGCACAGCTGATTCAAGTGATCGTGCTTCTCTCCACCGGCGGTAAAAACGGAGGAGGATATGAAGGATCCGACTATGTTGTGATTGCCATCCATGGTGGAATCTTGTTCATACATGCACTTCTCAACAGTCTCCCTATCTCAGTCTTGTCTTTCATCGGACAGATTGCTGCTCTCTGGAACCTACTAGGTACCTTCTCATCTCTTTGTTTGTGTGTTATGTCTCAAAGCAGAGCAAGTTAGTAAAGGATCTGTTGTTTTGTTATTCAGGTGTCTTGGTACTCATGATTCTGATCCCTTTGGTCTCTACGGAAAGAGCAACAACTAAGTTTGTGTTCACTCATTTCAACACTGACAATGAAGTCGGTATTACCAGTTACGTTTACATATTTGTCTTGGGGCTACTCATGAGCCAGTACACTATTACAGGGTATGATGCATCTGCCCACATGGTGAGTCTTGAAACAAATGGGTTCTGTTTCTATGATTGTGTTAAGCTTTGATGATGtaataagattaaaaaaaatgttgtagACTGAAGAGACCATCGACGCAGACAAGAACGGTCCAAGAGGAATAATCAGTGCAATTGGGATATCAATTCTGTTTGGATGGGGTTATATATTGGGCATATGCTATACGGTCACAGACATACCTTACCTTCTGAGTGAGACTAATAACTCTGGTGGGTACGCCATTGCTGAGATCTTCTACTTAGCTTTCAAGAGCAGGTTTGGGAGTGGTGCTGGAGGGATTGTGTGCTTAGGCATTGTTGCGGTTGCTGTGTTTTTCTGTGGCATGAGCTCTGTCACCAGCAACTCCAGGTATGTACTTGTGTTTGGTCTAAAACTTATAAGCATCGTTTGTATTTTGCATTTTGACCATATGCATGCATGTGCTTTGGCTACATCAGGATGGCTTATGCGTTTTCCAGAGATGGAGCAATGCCATTGTCTCCCTTATGGCACAAAGTGAACAGCAAAGAGGTTCCTATTAACGCAGTTTGGCTCTCTGTTTCCATATCATTTTGTATGGCCCTCACCGTAAGTCCCCTATCTTTGTCTCTTTATATGTGTTTAGATTTGCTGTTCTGATGTGATGAAAAACTGGCAGTCACTAGGGAGCATAGTGGCGTTCCAAGCAATGGTGTCGATAGCAACTATTGGACTGTACATAGCATACGCAATCCCTATCCTTCTAAGAGTGACATTGTCACGCAACACCTTTGTGGTTGGACCATTCAGCCTTGGGAGGTACGGAATGGTGGTTGGGTGGGTGGCAGTCATATGGGTTGCAACCATCTCCGTTCTCTTCTCACTTCCCGTTGCATATCCCATAACGGCCGAGACACTCAACTACACTCCGGTGGCAGTCGCTGGTGTGTTGGCCATAATCCTCTCGTATTGGCTTCTAAGTGCACGCCATTGGTTTACTGGACCGGTCTCCAACATTCTTGGCTGAAACAAGTTTATAATCTTGTGGGGGTTGTTTCATGTTTGTTGCTCTCATTCATATAGTAAAGCATTCTAGCTGTAACTTACCTCTTATATATACAAAGCAAGCAACAGCATCTCACATTCCTATACTATAAAGTTTAACTTAAATTAACAACTAGGATAATAATCAAATCAAAGTCTTTGAAGGAAATTTCAAATGAGACCTTTATGTAAGATAAAAAAACATCTCATAGTGTCCTGGAATGACAGCTAAAAAGAGGGTAAGGTAGAAATATGAACGCTAGAAGGACGCGTTGAACCTCCGACCTTGTGGTTAACAGCCAcacgctctaaccaactgagctattCCAGCTTTGTGTATTAAGTAagcaaataaatttaattattttctaccGTACTTGCCAGAACTTGACTTGTAAAACGGACAATCAAAAGTAGAACAatgtgtgtttcaaaaaagaaaaaaaaactagaacaATGTAGTATTTTTCTCCCCCGTCAAGAGACCTGCTAGATTAAGATTATTCTTGGTATATTTATAGCCTTTTACTTTTTAACTTGTGATCTTGTAATGCATTTGTTTTTTCTAAGGTTTCAGATACCTCATACCTTGTAACATATAGGTCCTAAGGAGTGTTTTGAAGCAACGTTAATTTAACATCTGTGGATCTACAAAACGCGAAAAACATGTAGAAGTCAACAATCAAAAGAAAATTCTACTTAGCTGCTTTGTGGTTTGTTGAAAGTTCCATATCCGTACTTTACATATGCATTCAACTATTCAAGAGTACTTTGAGTTGTTTGGCCTTTggcttttaatttatttgtctGCTTTTTCAAAATTCCATTCAACGAAATCACTCTTGACCGATTatatagatggaaaaaaaacaagaagaagagataaATATATGCTATTAtgatttttgggtttaggaaAGTATTCTGTTGGATTCAACTTGCGCACTACACTCCACCCTCAAGTCCACTACTCACCAAAAATACAAAACCTCACGTTTTGTagttagaaaacaaaaacagacaTTTCCAGTTTTGGGTTTACGGTTGAGTGGCTGTGATTCAGTCATTGACTTTCTTATTCAAAAAAACTAACTACAGCAAGGCATGGATTTGCAAATTGCCATGTTTGGCTGTTTTTTCGTCTCTCTTATACATTAATTGATTATTCAGAGTTTCGAGTCGGTAACATTTTACAACCACTACATTTTAATGTGTTTCACGTAGCTCTTCAGTTTTACTTGGGTTTGGGTGGGAAAAGGCTTCGGTTTACTTGGTTAAGCTTGTGGTTGGGTTAGGCTTAGTTTAAGGTAAAATTTTGGGTCAAATGGCCCGCTCGGGTGGTTGTTTCTTTCTTCAGTTTAATACAGAGCAAAAGATTTAAAAGGAGCTTAAGTTACCAATTACAAAGGATATTACGGATCTCATGAAATCACCATAGGCCTTAACAAAGAGCACTACTACACAGAGGCAATGCTACCGTAATCCTTAACCAAAGACTTGTCTGAGGATCTTAAGCTGCCCATGCCCATTGCTCTTTGATTggataaatttgaaaacaattttttttcaaaggtAAAATGCAAAGGGTGgaagaggaaaggagaagaaagaagtgCAAAACTATAGACATCATGGTCCCATCACATGGAAAGTGTTGATGACTTGTTCCTGCTGGTGTTTTTTACTTGCAGGATTGAGAATGTCAtatcccaaaaaaaaacacaagagtAAAATGCAAATAGTACTAGTTCTCGTCTGTGCAGGAACAATTTACAAATTTATGCGTATTGTTAGCTTTCGATTTTGCTAATTTTCTGAACAACACAAACACTTTTCATACTAGAAAATTTACATGTGCGaaaatttgaataacaaaagaacCTCTCCGATCTGATCTGAGAGACattcctcaaaaaaaaaaaatatatagaagagATTTCGAAGAATCCccttttgaagaaaaaaaataataatatcaccCAAATccctaaagaaaaaaaaaacaaaagaaagaggaGAAAGCCAGCGAGATCAAAAAAACGcccaaactcttcttctctctttcccttttcttttttttttgttcatcagaCAATGAAGAACTCACTGAGCTtctgagagaagagagaaagaagaagtgATCGATTCACATCCGCCTCCACGACCAAGCAACGGAGATCTACAAAGCGGACAATTGAAATTTAGATGCTGAAGCCAACCTTCCAAACACTGCTTGTGGAACACGTGTCTGCATCCCAGCTTCCTCACTTCTTCTCCGGTCTTGAGTGTAGACAAGCAGACGATGCAATCTGATGATGCGGCGGCGGCGTTATGGTCGTAGGGGTATGAGAAGAGACGGTTGAGTTTGAGCTGGTCGGCGAGTACGGCGATGTTAGCAAACCCTGAGGAAATGGAGAGAGAAGAAGCATCTTCGacgacggaggaggaggaggagaagcggAGGAAGAAAGAGCGGACGTGTTTGAACAGAGTAGCGAGGAGAGCGACGAGCATGAGAGGGATTGAATCTGATGAAACGTCAGAGAGTTGACCTTGTAaccccatcttcttcttcttcctgagagagagagagatttttttTAGAGAGAGTGTGTTTGAACTTTAGGGATTTGCTATTTTTCTTAATCTGCATCTGCTGTCTTCTTTATATGGAGGAggtgaggagagagagagagagggagaagatgaagatgaatgGGACATACAGGTCACGTGTTGCGGGACCCTTCTCTTTGCTTTTTGTTTAACCCTATCAACATCAgtccttctcttcttttctaTCTTCATACTATTCACCCACATAATTTCATTTTATCACAAACTATGCCAacataattttgtattttcagttATTCCCCCTCCCGATCCTTTTTTCGATTTTATGAAATTagtagaaagaaagaaagtcaAAAGCTGTTCCTGGTTGAATTCAGCTTACACGGAAGAGAAGGATAGTGATGAATGAATCTCTTGTATCTTAGCTTACCTTTGGCTACTCCGCATTCTCAAGCACCAAACAAACTTAAAAGGCCCTTGGCCTTCAGTGATTTGAATTTTGGAACcacaacaaaaaaacacaaactaaaaGTATGATGACATCTAATGTTGGGGAAAATGCCTATTTCAACACGGACTTTgccttttttttaaaaaaaaaacatggactTTGCCTATTGTGCATATTACTTCCCAAAGTTTGTAGTAGTGTTTATTCCATATCAAATTATATTCCATAGCAAATTacataaaaactcaaaaatactacataaattTTAAGTGTCGTGTATTTTTCTTCCCGAACTTTATACTAATGTATATTTCATActgaattaaacaaaaatactaCATGAACTCTCAAAATTGTGCTTATATAAATTGATCGTCAAAAGTGTAA is a genomic window containing:
- the LOC108811187 gene encoding amino-acid permease BAT1 encodes the protein MEKANQSEKVRLLDGYVTNRNTSQQPSDKAAMVGISGDHQSVDSGQARLKELGYKQELKRDLSVFSNFAISFSIISVLTGITTTYNTGLRFGGTVTLVYGWFVAGGFTMCVGLSMAEICSSYPTSGGLYYWSAMLAGPRWAPLASWLTGWFNIVGQWAVTASVDFSLAQLIQVIVLLSTGGKNGGGYEGSDYVVIAIHGGILFIHALLNSLPISVLSFIGQIAALWNLLGVLVLMILIPLVSTERATTKFVFTHFNTDNEVGITSYVYIFVLGLLMSQYTITGYDASAHMTEETIDADKNGPRGIISAIGISILFGWGYILGICYTVTDIPYLLSETNNSGGYAIAEIFYLAFKSRFGSGAGGIVCLGIVAVAVFFCGMSSVTSNSRMAYAFSRDGAMPLSPLWHKVNSKEVPINAVWLSVSISFCMALTSLGSIVAFQAMVSIATIGLYIAYAIPILLRVTLSRNTFVVGPFSLGRYGMVVGWVAVIWVATISVLFSLPVAYPITAETLNYTPVAVAGVLAIILSYWLLSARHWFTGPVSNILG
- the LOC108809342 gene encoding E3 ubiquitin-protein ligase RHA2B, whose amino-acid sequence is MGLQGQLSDVSSDSIPLMLVALLATLFKHVRSFFLRFSSSSSVVEDASSLSISSGFANIAVLADQLKLNRLFSYPYDHNAAAASSDCIVCLSTLKTGEEVRKLGCRHVFHKQCLEGWLQHLNFNCPLCRSPLLGRGGGCESITSSFSLLSEAQ